The DNA region CAGTATGTCATGGGTACTTATGGACGTTTCCCTGTGGCGATCGCCCGTGGAGAAGGATGCCGTTTGTGGGATACCGAGGGAAAGAGCTACCTCGACTTTGTGGCTGGGATCGCGACTTGCACGTTGGGTCATGCTCACCCTGCATTGATTAATGCAACTAGTGAGCAGATTAAAAAATATCATCACGTTTCGAACTTATACTACATCCCCGAACAAGGTCAGCTTGCAAAATGGCTAGTTGAACATTCCTGCGCGGATAAAGTGTTTTTCTGTAATTCTGGCGCTGAGGCGAATGAAGCGGCGATCAAACTTGTTCGCAAATATGCTCATACGGTTTCTGATTTTCTTGAGCAACCAGTTATTCTCTCCGCAAAAGCCAGTTTTCATGGCCGGACATTGGCGACAATCACGGCAACTGGTCAGCCAAAATATCAAAAGCATTTTCATCCACTCCCCGATGGTTTTGCCTACGTTCCCTATAACGATATTCAGGCGCTAAAAGAGGCGATCGTTGACATTGATGAAGGGAATCGTCGTGTTGCTGCGGTGATGCTTGAACCACTCCAGGGTGAAGGTGGTGTGCGTCCAGGCGAATTAGAATACTTCAAAGCAGTGCGTCAGATTTGTGACGAAAACAATATTTTATTGGTGCTTGATGAAGTCCAAGTGGGTGTTGGCAGAACAGGCAAATATTGGGGCTATGAAAACCTCGGTATTGAACCCGATATCTTTACCAGTGCGAAAGGTCTTGCTGGTGGTATCCCCATCGGTGCAATGCTCTGCAAAGACTCTTGTGCCGTACTCAATCCTGGTGAACACGCCAGCACATTTGGCGGCAATCCCTTTTCCTGTGCTTCTGCCCTTGCCGTCATTGATACTCTCGAATCGGACAATCTTCTCGAAAATACAAACGCTCGTGGCCAACAGCTACGCACTGGCTTAGAAGGATTAGCTCAGAAATATCCCTACTTCACTGAGGTACGAGGTTGGGGCTTAATTAACGGCATGGAAATTAAAGCTGACCTCGATTTGACGTCGATTCAGGTGGTTAAAGCTGCGATGGATCATGGCTTATTCCTTGCACCCGCTGGCCCGAAGGTTTTACGTTTTGTGCCACCACTTATTGTTTCCGCTGCTGAAATTGATGAGGCGATCGCCCTTCTCGACAAAACATTGGCAAATTTGGATATCGGCTAAATAAAATCACTCCAGAAAAATTGTCATAGAAGGATGGATGAGTGAAATCATTCATCTTTTTTATTGAAAGGAACTACTCCGGATTTTCTGATTTCTAGACGAATAGCTGACAATTAAGTCGTCATTTTGATCGTTTGTTTATGACTCCGCAAACCTACTGATCAACCTGGGCTCTCAACGATCTTCATCCATAGTTTTGCCTTAAATCAGCTAGCACTTACGTGAATCAAGTGACTTATTTTAATCCTCGAAAGCTTTGGCTAAGGGCATTTACGGGATTGTTATGATTAATTGATACCTGGAGAGGGTCATTTTGACATAAACTTTTTTCTTTTATCAGGATTAGTGAAAAAACCTTTGTGAACTTATATACGCTTAGCGTACGATCCCCGAAGCCCACAGGATGGAGGAGATTGTGAATCTCATTTTAATAAGTCACTTAAAATGGTCAATAGCAACTTAAGAGGGGTCTGTGTCGCAAACGTGGAGTCAACCGTGGAGTCACTTGTCCAATTCACCCAAAAACAACTAGAACAATCAACGAAAGCTTCTGAATCACAATGTGAGAAGGTTGCCGAACGAATTGTGGAAGAGGTGAATCGGATTTGCCGAGAGAGCGATCGCATCCAACGCACTGGGGAAGTCGGGAAATGGCAAAAAAACCTTTCTGAACACCGTATCCGTCAATGCCTAAATTATTATCAGCTCGGCTCTAAACGCGGCAGGGTAGAACTGCAAAGTACCCTGAGTGCCATCGTTTATCGATACATTTCACTCCGGCAAGGTATTTCTAGCTATCAAGCGAAAGTGAATCTGATCGAGGATTTTTTGCAGGGATTTTATGCCGAAACCTTGAATGCATTTCGACGAGAGGCAGATGTCTTGCCGACCTATAGCCCTCGAAGTTTGCTAGAGCTGTCTGAATATATGGCGTTTACAGAACGCTATGCGAAACGTCGTATTACCTTCTCAAGGGGGCGATCGCAGCAACTCGTTATCCTGAGAGCCCAAACCTTTTCTCAGCAGCAGCCCCTCGAAACATCTGTTGATATCACCGCGGCTGAAGGCTCCTTTAACCGTGACGATAAAGAATGGGAAGGAGTTGCTATGCAGCAGCTCCGCACCTATATGGCTGCTCAAGGAGATGATCATGAACTGACTGACCGTAATCTCCGGGAAACTGTTGCCCAAGAACTCATTCGATACTTAGAAGAGAAGCAACAACTCGATTGTATTGATTACTTTGTGCTGCGGCTGCGAGATTGTGCGACATCTGAAATTGAATCTGTACTCGGCTTAACTCCCCGCCAACGAGATTATCTACAGCAGCGCTTTAAATATCATCTAATTCGCTTTGCCCTTTCCAATAATTGGGAGCTCGTTCACCAATGGCTTGGGGCAACCTTGGAACAAAATCTCGGTTTAACACCGAGTCAATGGGAGCATCTCCTCGCAGAAATTAGTGAACCCCAGCAGAAATTATTAGAGCTGAAGCAGTTAGGCTGGGAGCATAAAGAGATTGCGAAAGAACTAACTTTAACGTCATCACAAACCGATAAACTATGGGGAAAGCTGCTCGAATTGGCTTGGGATCTTCGTAATAAACCGCTTACCTAGTTGGATTTACGGGAGTTGCTCTAAAACTTTTTTGAAAAATACGTAAGTAATAGTCCTGATATTGGATTTTGTGCCGTGAATACTGACATGGATGGACAAAAACGACCTCTGCAAAATTCGGTTGAGACTTCGATCTCATCGGAGGATTGGTCGGATATGAATGAGGAAGAACATCAGCCCTTAATCAACAATTGTCCTGATTCGGTCTTAGAACTTGAGAGGGATGCAATAGGGGCTGGATCATTTTCATCAGAGCTTCTGCCGAATAATGTTATCGACGAGGAATTATCAACACATATGACCAATTTCAACGCGATTGAAGCGCGCTTCCAGAGTTTGCTCAAGGATCGTCTGCTTCAAGAAACTGAAAATAACCCACCCCGTTTTCCTTGGGAAACAGGTACTGAAGCCTATTTGATTGAGGAACAGCAAGCGTTACAGTCTGATCACAACTTTCTGTGGCAACCTCAATTGACTGCCTTTGAGATTCCTTTTAATGTGCCGCAATCGGTTTTAAAGGAACTGATTCAATCTTGTTCTAAAGCAATGCAATCTCTTAATCCTCAGGGTATTAAGTTGGTGCAAGCTGTGGAATCTTTATTTGATGTCGACCCCATGATGCTCCACAAGATGGCGAATTGGGTCGTGGCAACGCCTCAACCTAATCGTTCTGATGCAACGGCTGTGCTTGAAGGCAATTATGATACGGCAAATGAGCAGCAACAGATTGTAATGTCGATGCTCGCAGCTCAAAAGATTATGGAGCAATTAGTAATTTCTCTATCGCCTGATGCTGCGGTGAAGTCTACTAAGTTTGAAACGACTGCTGGGGCGATCGCCGTCGAAGCGCAATATGCCACAGAGTCTGAATCTACTTTAGGTCAAACAATTCGTGTATTAGTGCGTTTGCCCCAAGGTGGACAGGTCACTTGGGAAAGTGCTCAAGGTTCAGCCAGTGCATCACGGATGTATCCTGGAGATCTTTGTTTAACATTGGTTGACTGTCAACCAAATGGCATCTACCCAGTAACGATTGCATTAAATCAGGCTGATCAGGAGCCTCTTACAATCGCGATCGCCCTTCAATCTGCCTAAGAAAAGAACGAGTCATAATTTTTGGGTGCTTCTCGTTCTTTTTTCAGACATTGCATTCTAGATATGACAGTCAAATCTACACTTCATTTCTTCGAGAATAAGGGCTACTTTCTCTTGTATTTTCAATAAAACTCTGAGGCGATCACCCTTAGATATCAGCCGTTCTACTCTCAACAAATAGTGCTGATATTGATCGACGCTCAGACTGAATCTTTGTGTTTTGAAACTAAATAGAACATCTGCACTGAGTTTGGCAGAATGTCCATTTCAATCGGGTCAATTAAAGACTTGAAAAGCGCACAATATAATTTTAGAAACTGCGTTGTATTTTTAGCCACGGATAAAAACTGATGGCTTCAATATGGATATTCTGCTTGCTTTATGTATTGGTGTAACCCTCAGTGCGGCCTGTGGGTTCCGGATTTTTGTGCCACCACTAATCATGAGTGCGGGGGCAATCTATG from [Leptolyngbya] sp. PCC 7376 includes:
- the hetZ gene encoding heterocyst differentiation protein HetZ, which encodes MESLVQFTQKQLEQSTKASESQCEKVAERIVEEVNRICRESDRIQRTGEVGKWQKNLSEHRIRQCLNYYQLGSKRGRVELQSTLSAIVYRYISLRQGISSYQAKVNLIEDFLQGFYAETLNAFRREADVLPTYSPRSLLELSEYMAFTERYAKRRITFSRGRSQQLVILRAQTFSQQQPLETSVDITAAEGSFNRDDKEWEGVAMQQLRTYMAAQGDDHELTDRNLRETVAQELIRYLEEKQQLDCIDYFVLRLRDCATSEIESVLGLTPRQRDYLQQRFKYHLIRFALSNNWELVHQWLGATLEQNLGLTPSQWEHLLAEISEPQQKLLELKQLGWEHKEIAKELTLTSSQTDKLWGKLLELAWDLRNKPLT
- a CDS encoding aspartate aminotransferase family protein, translated to MSPQTILDQAPTQTFDQTEFDQYVMGTYGRFPVAIARGEGCRLWDTEGKSYLDFVAGIATCTLGHAHPALINATSEQIKKYHHVSNLYYIPEQGQLAKWLVEHSCADKVFFCNSGAEANEAAIKLVRKYAHTVSDFLEQPVILSAKASFHGRTLATITATGQPKYQKHFHPLPDGFAYVPYNDIQALKEAIVDIDEGNRRVAAVMLEPLQGEGGVRPGELEYFKAVRQICDENNILLVLDEVQVGVGRTGKYWGYENLGIEPDIFTSAKGLAGGIPIGAMLCKDSCAVLNPGEHASTFGGNPFSCASALAVIDTLESDNLLENTNARGQQLRTGLEGLAQKYPYFTEVRGWGLINGMEIKADLDLTSIQVVKAAMDHGLFLAPAGPKVLRFVPPLIVSAAEIDEAIALLDKTLANLDIG